The genomic DNA GCATGCTGATCGCCGAGACGCCGTACCGGCATCAGGTGGAGGAGGACATCAAGCCGTTTCGCGACGTGCTGCTTGGGCTCTTCTTCGTGACCACCGGCATGCTGCTCAATCCGCGTGTGATCTGGGAGCATCCGCTGATCGTGCTGGCCTTTTTCATCGGCCCCGTGCTGCTGAAGGTGCTCATGATTACCGGCCTCGCGCGGCTTTTTGGCGCGACGCCCGGCGTCGCGATGCGCACCGGCATCGGTCTCGCACAGGCGGGCGAGTTCGGCTTCGTGCTGTTGAACCTGATTCTCGACCGGCATCTTGTCGACGCGACGCTGTTGCAGGCGATTCTCGCCGCGATGCTGCTGTCGATGCTCGCCGCGCCGTTCATGATCCAGAACGCGGACCGCATCGTACTGCGGCTGTCGTCGACCGAATGGATGATGCAGTCGTTGCAGATGACGCGCATCGCGACGCAAAGCCTGAAGCAGAGCGGCCATGTGATCATCTGTGGCTATGGCCGCGCCGGGCAGAACCTCGCCCGCATGCTCGAGCATGAAGGGCTCTCCTATGTGGCGCTCGACCTCGATCCCGACCGTGTCGCGGCGGCCGCAGCGGCCGGCGAATCGGTCGTGTTCGGCGACGCGGGACGGCGCGAGTCGCTGGTGGCCGCGGGCTTGCATCGCGCGGGAGCGATCGCGATCACCTACGCGAACACGCCGTCGGCAATGCGGGTGCTGCACAACATTCACGAGATGGAGCCGACGCTGCCGGTCATCGTGCGCACCGTCGACGACGCCGATCTGGAGAAACTGCTCGCCGCCGGCGCGACGGAGGTGATTCCGGAGATCGTCGAGGGCAGTCTGATGCTCGCGTCACACACGCTCGTCGTGATGGGCGTGCCGATGCGGCGCGTGGTGCGGCGCGTCGAAGAGATGCGCGACGAACGCTACTCGCTGTTGCGCGGCTATTTCCACGGCGCCGACGACATCGACGACGACGACGGCCACGAGCAGGTGCGGCTACAATCGGTGCCGGTCGACGAGAGCGCCGATGCGGTAGGCCGCACGCTCGCCGAGCTGGGCCTGTTCGATCTCGGCGTCGAAGTGACCGCGATCCGCCGGCACGGCATTCGCGGCGTCGAGCCGGACCCGTCGACGAAACTGCGCGCGAGCGACATCGTGGTGCTGCGCGGTCTGCCCGAGCACCTGGCGCAAGCCGAGGAGCTGCTGTCGAAGCACCGCCGCGCCGCCGCGGCCTGAACCCGTGAACCGGGCCCGTTCTGTCGGGCGACCCTGATTCAAGCTTTTCACCGGACCTGCCGAGGTCCATCCGGAGACATCATGTCCAACGCGCTCACGAGCGCGCCGCTCGATGCGGCCGACTACATCAGAAGTCACATTCGCACCGTGCCCGACTGGCCGCAGCCGGGTGTGCAGTTCCGCGACATCACGCCGCTGTTGCGCGAGCCGAAGTCGCTGCGCGTGCTGATCGACCTGTTCGTGCAGCGCTATATCGACGCGAAGCTCGACTACATCGCCGGGCTCGATGCGCGCGGCTTCATCATCGGGCCGATCGTCGCGCACGAGCTGAGCCTCGGCTTCATCCCGATCCGCAAGGCGGGCAAGCTGCCGTACAAGCGGATCTCGCAATCGTATGCGCTCGAGTACGGCACCGCGACCGTCGAGATTCACGAGGATGCGTGCGAGCCGGGCGACCGCGTCGTGATCATCGACGATCTGATCGCGACCGGCGGCACGATGATGGCCGGCAAGCAGTTGCTCGAGCGGCTCGGCGCGGTCGTCGTGGAAGGCGCGGCGATCGTCGATCTGCCGGAGCTGGGCGGCTCGAAGCTGCTGGGCGAGGGCGGCCTTGCGCTCTATACGGTGACGAGTTTCGACGGTCATTGAACCGGGACGTCGTTACGGAGCGCCGCAAGTTTTTGCGCTGTACGAGTAGCAAAAGTCGTCCAACCAGAAGGTCACAAAACAATGCCCAACTTCCTGCTGTTTCTCGCCACCTCGATCGCGATCACCGTGGCGCCCGGCCCGGACAATCTGCAGGTGCTCGCGCGCGGCATCTCTCAGGGCCGCGCGGCCGGTCTCGTCGCCGCACTCGGCTTCGCCGCCGGCATCACGTTTCACACCACGCTCGCCGCGCTCGGCGTTGCCGCGCTGCTGCGTTCGTCGCCGCTCGCATTCGAAGTGATCAAGCTCGCCGGCGCCGCGTATCTGGTGTGGATCGGCATCAAGGCGGTGCGCAGCCAGGGGCTCGCGACCGCGCACGAGCGTGCGCCGCAGCCGCTTTCGACGGTGTTTCGCCAGAGCGTGCTCGGCAATCTGATGAACCCGAAGGTCACGCTGTTCTTCGTCGTGTTCTTGCCGCAGTTCGTGCAGCCGAACGGCGCGCAAAGCGTGACCGTGCAGATGCTGGAACTCGGCGCGCTGTTCATGCTGCAGACCGTCGTGGTGTTTTCGCTGTTCGGCGTGTGCGCGGGGATCATCGGCGGCTGGCTCAGACGGCGGCCGCGTGTTGGCCTGTGGCTCGATCGCGTGGCCGGCGCGACGTTCATCGCGATCGGGATTCGCGTCGCGTTGCGCGACTGACGGGCGTCACGCAACACGCCCGGTTCTGCTTTGCCCCGGTTCGCCGAAATGGCGGACAGTCTGGAGTTTTCGATGACTTTGCCTTGCATCACCGCTGCGCGCCGCTTCGACGCGAACGCGCATCGGCCGTTTCTGATCGGCGTCGAACAGGTCGGCTGGATTCGCGAACGCGACGTGCAGCTGCTCGCGCGTTGGCCCGACGTGTTCGAGATTGCGAGCGGCGGCGTGACGCTCGCCGCGCGGTTCGATACCCTCGATCTGCGCAGCGCGGCGCTCGCTTCCGTGATCGGCGCGCTGGCCGCCGATGGCTGCATCCCCGGCTGGCGCGACGAAACCTACGCCATCCGCAACGCGTTCGACGCGCCGCCGCTAGCGTATATCGAGCGCGCAGCGTCGCGCTTCTTCGGCACGATGACCTACGCGGTGCATCTGAACGGCGTCGTAGAATACGCGCATGGTGGCGCGCCCTTTGGCGGGCCCCCGCAATTGTGGATCGCGCGCCGTAGCGACACGAAAGCGACCGACCCCGGCATGCTCGACAATGTCGTTGCGGGCGGGATCGGCTGGGGCTTCGGCATCGCCGAGACGATCGTCAAGGAGTGCTGGGAAGAAGCGGGTATTCCGGCGGAGATCGCCGCAAGCGCAGTGGCGGGCCGCACCGCGCACGTGTTGCAATCGTTGCCGGAAGGTACACAGGCCGAGCAGATTTTTATCTACGACCTCGCGCTGCCCGCCGATTTCGCGCCACGCAACCAGGACGGCGAAGTGGGTGAACACCGGCTCGCGCGCATCGACGAAGTCGCGCGCTGGATCGAGGAAGGCGCGCTGACCGTCGATGCCAGCCTCGCGACGCTCGATTGCCTGCTGCGCCGCCGCTGGATCGACGAAGACGCGTGCGCGGGCATCGACCCGCTGTTCGCGCCGCCGGCGCTCGGCTAGGTTAGGCTCATGCCGCACAGCCAGTACGCACTGAAACAAATCACGCATTGAAGAAGGGAGTCACCGAGGTCATGTCGACCGATCACAGCTTTATCCTCAAACTGTCGTGCGCCGACCGGCCCGGCATCGTTCACGCCGTGTCGGGCTTTCTGTTCGAGCGTGGCAGCAATATTCTCGACTCCGCGCAGTTCGGCGACAGCGGCACCGGCGAGTTCTTCATGCGCGTGCATTTTCAGCAGGTGGGCGGCGATCCGGGGCTCGACGCGCTGCGCGCATCGTTCGTGACGCTCGCCGAACAGTTCGGCATGAGCTGGGAGTTGCACGACGCGAACGTGAAGCCGCGCGTCGTGATCATGGTGTCGAAGATCGGTCACTGCCTGAACGATCTGCTGTTCCGCTATCGCACCGGTCAGCTCAACATCGAGATCCCGGCGATCATCTCGAACCACAAGGAGTTCTACCAGCTCGCGGCGAGCTACGACATTCCTTTCCATCATTTCCCGCTGCTCGGCGGCACGCCGGATGCAAAAGCCGCGCAGGAAGCGCGCGTGCTCGAAGTGATTAACGAACATCAGGCCGACCTCGTGGTGCTCGCGCGCTACATGCAGATCCTGTCGCCGAATCTGTGCGGGGCGCTGGCCGGTCGCGCGATCAACATCCATCACTCGTTCCTGCCGAGCTTCAAGGGCGCGAAGCCGTATTACCAGGCGTTCGACCGTGGCGTGAAGCTGATCGGCGCGACCGCTCACTACGTGACGACCGATCTCGACGAAGGTCCGATCATCGAGCAGGAAGTCGAGCGCGTGGACCACAGCATGACGCCGGACCAACTGACGGCAATCGGCCGCGACGTCGAGTGCGTGACGCTTGCGCGCGCGGTGAAGTGGCACGTCGAGCATCGCGTCGTGCTGAACGGCAGCAAGACGGTCGTGTTCCGCTAAAAACTGCGCCGGAAAGTTGCGTTACGAGCGCGCCGCCGTGCCGCCTGTGCTTCTCGCGAGATTCGCGTTTTGCGCGGAACGGCGGCGCCCATTCAGCTTCTTCAGCCAGATTAGCAGGCCCGTGACGCTCAGCACGGCCACCGCTACCCCCACCGCACTGATCAGAATCCGCCCTCCAGTACCGAGGATGCGCCCCGAGTGCAGCGGAAACTGCACCTGCATGAAGATGTCGCCGGCCGTGCCCTTGCCGGGAATCTGCGCGGCGAGCCGTTTGCCGGTGACGGCGTCCCAATACATCCACGGATTGCCGAGGCCGCTGTCGCCGTGATCGTTGCCGGGCGCGTAGAAGCCGACACCATACGCGTGCATGAATTCGGCGTAGTAGAGCCCGCCCGGCGGCGCGGCCACATGCATCTCCTTGCCGGCCTGCCCGGCGAGTTCGACGATGCGCTCGCGGCTCAGCAGCTGATCGCCCGGTTGTGGCGCGCGCCGGATTTCGGGGTTGTTGATCGGATCGGGCGTCAGCGTCGACAGCCGTGAGACGATCGGCCGCACCACTTGCGACGACAGATTCATCGAGATCGACGTCAGCGCGACGATCGTCAGCAGGCCCCAGATCCACACGCCGCCGGAGCGGTGCAGATCGAACGTCAGCGCATAACCGCCGCGTTTCAGGCGGAATGCGAACGACTTGCGCCAGGCCTTCAGGCTCGGAAACGACAGGCACAACGCAATCACGCTATCGAACAGCCACACGATACCGACGATCCCCATCACCCACGTGCCGATGTCGACGCCGCCGGTAAACGGTAGTTGCAGCGTGTAATGCAGCTTGTAGATGAACGGAATCAGGTTGAGCCGCGCGAGCGACACGACGCCCCATTCGCGACGTCCCAGGATCTCGCCGATGACCGGATCGACGGCGATCTGGTTGAAGCCGAGCGAGTAGGGCTGCTTCGTCAGCGGGTCGGTGCGCGGCAGTACCATCATCTGCAGCGTGTGGCCCGGTTCGACCGCCAGCGGCAGATAGGTCACCCGAAGACGCGGATCGGCGGCTTCGACGCGACGAGCCAGTTCGAGGCTGGACAGCGTGGGCCCGGCCGTGCGGGCCTGGTAGAAGGACGGGTTCAGCGCGGCATCGAGCTCGTGGTCCCACGCGATGATCGCGCCCGTGAGGCCGGCGACGAACAGAAACAGCGCGGTCGCGACGCCGAACCAGCGGTGCAGGCGGACAAGCTGGCGTCTCATGCGCGAGCCAGCAAGGGGTAGCGGGAACGTGAGCGGGAAAGCAGGCGAAACATCACGATGCGAACAAAATCTAAATAGGAATTGTTCGCATCTTAGGGGCGGGCCCGATCTGCTGCAAGTATTCTGTCAGCAAGAGGCGGGACCGCATCGTCGCGGGAAGCAAAAAAAAAACGGCACCGAAGTGCCGCTTTCGCTTTGGTCGCCTGAATGGCCGGCCCGATATGAGCGCTAGTGAGTGCTGACTTTTTGCTGAGCGGCTTTCACCCCCTCAAACCAACCGCAAATAAATCAGCTCCCGCTTGATATATGCATAAAAAATCGGCGCCGCGATCACCCCGGCCACACCGAACGCCGCTTCCATGACCAGCATCGCGATCAGTAACTCCCACGCGCGCGCCTCGATCTGGCCACCGACGATCCGCGCGTTCAGGAAGTACTCGAGCTTGTGAATCAGGATCAGGAACACGAGCGACATGATCGCCGCCGGAAAACTCACCGATAGCGCGACCGCGACGATGATCGTGTTCGAGATCAGATTGCCGATCACCGGCAGCAGACCCACGATGAACGTGACAAGCACCAGCGTCTTCGACAGCGGCAGCCGGTCGTGAAAGACCGGCAGGATCACGAGCAGGAAGACCGCCGTGAACACCGCGTTGAGCGCGGAGATCTTCACCTGGGCGAACACGATACGGCGAAACGCGTCGGCAAAACGCGAGACGCGTGTGACGAACGCGGTGGACAGCGGCAGCCGCTGGATCTGTTTCTGCGCGCCGACGGCGATGATCGCGCCGATGATCATGCCGATCAGGACGTGCGTGAACGCGCGCGCCGCAGTCGTGCCGCTTTGCTGCAGCATGTTCGCGTGCGTGTGCATCAGTTCCGCGGCTTTCGTCTTCATCTGCTCGGTGTCGACCGGCAGATAGTTCGCGACGAATTGGGGAATCCTGCCACGCGCCTGGTCGATCAGCTGCATCGCCTGATCGAGCAGCGCCTGCACGCTTGGCACGTCGTTCTCGAAATGCGAGATGATGCCGAGCGTGAGCCCCGTCAGCGCGCCGACGATCACCGTCGACAGGATCACCACCGCGAGCCAGCGCGCCCGCTTGCTCGACATATGACGTTCGATGCGCGGCGCGATCGTATGCACGAGCTGAAACAC from Paraburkholderia sp. HP33-1 includes the following:
- a CDS encoding LysE family translocator; translation: MPNFLLFLATSIAITVAPGPDNLQVLARGISQGRAAGLVAALGFAAGITFHTTLAALGVAALLRSSPLAFEVIKLAGAAYLVWIGIKAVRSQGLATAHERAPQPLSTVFRQSVLGNLMNPKVTLFFVVFLPQFVQPNGAQSVTVQMLELGALFMLQTVVVFSLFGVCAGIIGGWLRRRPRVGLWLDRVAGATFIAIGIRVALRD
- the purU gene encoding formyltetrahydrofolate deformylase; amino-acid sequence: MSTDHSFILKLSCADRPGIVHAVSGFLFERGSNILDSAQFGDSGTGEFFMRVHFQQVGGDPGLDALRASFVTLAEQFGMSWELHDANVKPRVVIMVSKIGHCLNDLLFRYRTGQLNIEIPAIISNHKEFYQLAASYDIPFHHFPLLGGTPDAKAAQEARVLEVINEHQADLVVLARYMQILSPNLCGALAGRAINIHHSFLPSFKGAKPYYQAFDRGVKLIGATAHYVTTDLDEGPIIEQEVERVDHSMTPDQLTAIGRDVECVTLARAVKWHVEHRVVLNGSKTVVFR
- a CDS encoding adenine phosphoribosyltransferase — protein: MSNALTSAPLDAADYIRSHIRTVPDWPQPGVQFRDITPLLREPKSLRVLIDLFVQRYIDAKLDYIAGLDARGFIIGPIVAHELSLGFIPIRKAGKLPYKRISQSYALEYGTATVEIHEDACEPGDRVVIIDDLIATGGTMMAGKQLLERLGAVVVEGAAIVDLPELGGSKLLGEGGLALYTVTSFDGH
- a CDS encoding PepSY-associated TM helix domain-containing protein, with translation MRRQLVRLHRWFGVATALFLFVAGLTGAIIAWDHELDAALNPSFYQARTAGPTLSSLELARRVEAADPRLRVTYLPLAVEPGHTLQMMVLPRTDPLTKQPYSLGFNQIAVDPVIGEILGRREWGVVSLARLNLIPFIYKLHYTLQLPFTGGVDIGTWVMGIVGIVWLFDSVIALCLSFPSLKAWRKSFAFRLKRGGYALTFDLHRSGGVWIWGLLTIVALTSISMNLSSQVVRPIVSRLSTLTPDPINNPEIRRAPQPGDQLLSRERIVELAGQAGKEMHVAAPPGGLYYAEFMHAYGVGFYAPGNDHGDSGLGNPWMYWDAVTGKRLAAQIPGKGTAGDIFMQVQFPLHSGRILGTGGRILISAVGVAVAVLSVTGLLIWLKKLNGRRRSAQNANLARSTGGTAARS
- a CDS encoding cation:proton antiporter domain-containing protein, with translation MISPLEMTLFLLLASVVGVVIFRFLNLPPMLGYLTVGIVVGPHAFGLVPDSAGAQNLAEFGVVFLMFSIGLEFSLAKLRTMRRLVFGLGLLQVLGTVAVAVSLGFVLERWVHITWQASVALGGALAMSSTAIVSKMLAERLEIETEHGRNIFGVLLFQDLAVVPLLIIISALGGRSENLVSALGVAAIKIVVALALLLIVGQNVMTRWFNVVARRRSQELFILNLLLVTLGAAFITDKFGLSLALGAFIAGMLIAETPYRHQVEEDIKPFRDVLLGLFFVTTGMLLNPRVIWEHPLIVLAFFIGPVLLKVLMITGLARLFGATPGVAMRTGIGLAQAGEFGFVLLNLILDRHLVDATLLQAILAAMLLSMLAAPFMIQNADRIVLRLSSTEWMMQSLQMTRIATQSLKQSGHVIICGYGRAGQNLARMLEHEGLSYVALDLDPDRVAAAAAAGESVVFGDAGRRESLVAAGLHRAGAIAITYANTPSAMRVLHNIHEMEPTLPVIVRTVDDADLEKLLAAGATEVIPEIVEGSLMLASHTLVVMGVPMRRVVRRVEEMRDERYSLLRGYFHGADDIDDDDGHEQVRLQSVPVDESADAVGRTLAELGLFDLGVEVTAIRRHGIRGVEPDPSTKLRASDIVVLRGLPEHLAQAEELLSKHRRAAAA
- a CDS encoding NUDIX hydrolase, with the protein product MTLPCITAARRFDANAHRPFLIGVEQVGWIRERDVQLLARWPDVFEIASGGVTLAARFDTLDLRSAALASVIGALAADGCIPGWRDETYAIRNAFDAPPLAYIERAASRFFGTMTYAVHLNGVVEYAHGGAPFGGPPQLWIARRSDTKATDPGMLDNVVAGGIGWGFGIAETIVKECWEEAGIPAEIAASAVAGRTAHVLQSLPEGTQAEQIFIYDLALPADFAPRNQDGEVGEHRLARIDEVARWIEEGALTVDASLATLDCLLRRRWIDEDACAGIDPLFAPPALG
- a CDS encoding AI-2E family transporter — its product is MTKRNQAREDERVQDLRPRPVRLTSDMSLPKLSAVEIGSYGVMLFGMWAVIELKLLGALLSGMLVFQLVHTIAPRIERHMSSKRARWLAVVILSTVIVGALTGLTLGIISHFENDVPSVQALLDQAMQLIDQARGRIPQFVANYLPVDTEQMKTKAAELMHTHANMLQQSGTTAARAFTHVLIGMIIGAIIAVGAQKQIQRLPLSTAFVTRVSRFADAFRRIVFAQVKISALNAVFTAVFLLVILPVFHDRLPLSKTLVLVTFIVGLLPVIGNLISNTIIVAVALSVSFPAAIMSLVFLILIHKLEYFLNARIVGGQIEARAWELLIAMLVMEAAFGVAGVIAAPIFYAYIKRELIYLRLV